One stretch of Micromonospora echinospora DNA includes these proteins:
- a CDS encoding SigE family RNA polymerase sigma factor, with protein sequence MEEDERAVLAEFVASRAPALIRVAYLLTGDRSSAEDLFQSALSKIIPKWRTIRHADPEGYLRAVMYREQVSWWRRFRRRRESPVGGHEPVVADPAGGTDLRLALRAALWQLPPAQRTVVVLRYYEDLPEAQVAELLGCSVGTVRSRTHRAVTRLRQILPDSELLEMQR encoded by the coding sequence GTGGAAGAGGACGAGCGGGCGGTGCTGGCCGAATTCGTGGCGAGCCGGGCGCCGGCGCTGATACGGGTCGCCTACCTGCTCACCGGTGACCGCAGCAGTGCCGAGGACCTGTTCCAGTCGGCGCTGTCGAAGATCATTCCGAAGTGGCGGACCATCCGGCACGCCGACCCGGAGGGCTACCTCCGCGCCGTCATGTACCGGGAGCAGGTGAGCTGGTGGCGACGGTTCCGCCGCCGCCGGGAGTCGCCGGTCGGCGGGCACGAGCCGGTGGTGGCCGACCCCGCCGGAGGTACGGACCTCCGGCTGGCGCTGCGGGCGGCGCTGTGGCAACTGCCACCGGCGCAGCGCACCGTCGTGGTCCTGCGCTACTACGAGGATCTGCCGGAGGCCCAGGTCGCCGAACTGCTGGGCTGCTCGGTCGGGACGGTGCGCAGCCGGACCCACCGCGCGGTCACCCGACTGCGTCAGATCCTGCCGGACAGCGAGCTTCTGGAGATGCAGCGATGA
- a CDS encoding aminoglycoside N(3)-acetyltransferase, producing MDQAAPHTVTSIAYDLRALGVTSGDVLLLHSSYRSLGFVAGGTHAVVLALLEALGPEGTLVVPTQTRENTDPAGWRHPPVPEAWWPVIREQTPGFDPARTPSRWMGAVAETVRTWPGARRSDHPQVSFAALGAHAADVVDGHRLDDALGEHSPLGAVYRLDGKVLLLGCEHSSNTSLHLAEWRQASPPRAVTGSAVRLPDGTSRWTAWTDVVTDEDDFDRLGADFEATGGAAVGRIGSATARLMSQRALVDFATAWMAANRTG from the coding sequence GTGGACCAGGCCGCACCGCACACAGTCACCTCGATCGCGTACGACCTGCGCGCGCTCGGCGTCACCTCCGGTGACGTCCTGCTGCTGCACTCGTCGTACCGAAGCCTTGGCTTCGTCGCCGGGGGCACCCACGCGGTGGTGCTGGCGCTGCTGGAGGCGCTCGGTCCGGAGGGCACCCTCGTCGTCCCGACGCAAACGCGCGAGAACACGGATCCGGCCGGGTGGCGGCATCCGCCCGTACCGGAGGCGTGGTGGCCCGTCATCCGCGAGCAGACGCCCGGCTTCGACCCGGCGCGCACGCCGAGCCGGTGGATGGGCGCCGTCGCCGAGACGGTACGCACCTGGCCGGGCGCCCGCCGCAGCGATCATCCGCAGGTGTCCTTCGCCGCGCTCGGCGCGCACGCCGCCGACGTCGTGGACGGACACCGCCTCGACGACGCGCTGGGCGAGCACTCACCGCTGGGCGCGGTCTACCGGCTCGACGGCAAGGTGCTGCTGCTCGGCTGCGAACACAGCTCCAACACCTCGCTGCACCTGGCGGAATGGCGGCAGGCGTCGCCGCCGCGGGCGGTGACGGGCTCGGCGGTACGGCTGCCGGACGGGACGAGCCGGTGGACCGCGTGGACCGATGTCGTCACCGACGAGGACGACTTCGACCGGCTGGGCGCCGACTTCGAGGCCACCGGCGGTGCGGCGGTCGGCCGCATCGGAAGCGCGACCGCCCGCCTGATGTCCCAACGCGCGCTGGTCGATTTCGCGACCGCCTGGATGGCCGCGAACCGCACGGGCTGA
- a CDS encoding S1 family peptidase — protein sequence MITSSEPWRLRIRATTNGGAPSEVLGTAFVVAPGVALTCAHVVEGRVRCWAEAPGGWGSGQVCSARYAVPGWSPGRYDGTDVAVVDVPESWPAAPLGPSEPPRPETPLDALGFPEQYSSADDRGQRTRVQVIGSDETGKLIQVNGLPGFDGQIQRGYSGGPIVDVTSGRVVGMISTADMDKRLRISWIIPLATLAEAWPPLADLLPEQIRVDPEFVEAIAALNNGAYARALERFNTLVNMYPREVDVYYYRVLAALGGRRPGGYRYEVIRAMENLLQIGIQIEPGDTSNHLRALWALIIEDYYEIRGIPTDRFRLRDLQAALWGVGSDRAREIINHVPAVECPTWQGLSRNQGI from the coding sequence ATGATCACCTCCTCTGAACCCTGGCGGCTGCGGATCCGGGCCACGACGAATGGTGGTGCTCCGTCGGAGGTGCTGGGAACCGCATTCGTCGTGGCGCCGGGCGTGGCCCTCACATGCGCTCACGTGGTCGAGGGTCGAGTCCGGTGTTGGGCGGAGGCGCCGGGGGGTTGGGGCTCGGGCCAGGTCTGTTCCGCGCGCTACGCGGTTCCGGGCTGGAGCCCGGGCCGGTACGACGGGACCGACGTGGCAGTCGTCGACGTTCCGGAGAGCTGGCCCGCGGCGCCGCTCGGGCCCAGTGAGCCGCCGCGGCCGGAGACGCCGCTCGACGCGCTCGGCTTTCCGGAACAGTATTCGTCGGCGGACGACCGCGGTCAGCGGACCCGGGTCCAGGTGATCGGGTCTGATGAGACCGGGAAGCTCATTCAGGTGAACGGTCTGCCCGGATTCGACGGCCAGATCCAGCGCGGATACAGCGGCGGCCCCATTGTCGACGTCACGTCCGGCCGCGTCGTCGGCATGATTTCGACCGCCGACATGGACAAGAGGCTGCGGATCTCGTGGATCATCCCGCTTGCCACGCTGGCCGAGGCCTGGCCGCCGTTGGCGGATCTGCTCCCGGAGCAGATCCGCGTCGACCCGGAATTCGTCGAGGCGATCGCTGCTCTCAACAACGGGGCGTACGCACGTGCCCTGGAGCGCTTCAACACCCTCGTGAACATGTATCCACGCGAGGTCGATGTCTACTACTACCGGGTGCTTGCCGCTCTCGGCGGCCGGCGCCCCGGCGGATACCGGTACGAGGTGATCCGGGCGATGGAGAATCTGCTGCAGATCGGCATTCAGATCGAGCCCGGCGACACGAGCAACCATTTGCGAGCCCTCTGGGCGCTGATCATCGAAGACTACTACGAAATCCGTGGCATTCCGACCGACCGCTTCAGGCTTCGCGACCTCCAGGCGGCGCTGTGGGGCGTCGGCAGTGATCGCGCCCGCGAAATCATCAACCACGTTCCTGCTGTCGAGTGCCCGACGTGGCAGGGGCTCAGCCGAAACCAGGGAATCTGA
- a CDS encoding CU044_2847 family protein, protein MPVTRQFAVHGADPVLVEVEGQELEIHGENAGIGPVGRSARTEPRSFDESLRSVRSAAMEAMRVFREDLGPSEVKLTFAVKMTAEMNAVIAKTAYEGNFGVELVWRREDSAPK, encoded by the coding sequence GTGCCAGTTACCAGGCAATTTGCGGTGCATGGAGCGGATCCGGTTCTCGTTGAGGTCGAGGGCCAGGAGCTGGAGATCCATGGCGAAAACGCCGGCATCGGGCCGGTGGGCCGCAGTGCCCGCACCGAGCCGAGATCCTTCGACGAGTCACTTCGGAGCGTCCGCTCGGCGGCCATGGAGGCCATGCGTGTGTTTCGCGAGGACCTGGGGCCGAGCGAGGTCAAGCTCACCTTTGCCGTGAAGATGACGGCTGAGATGAACGCCGTCATCGCGAAGACCGCGTACGAAGGAAACTTCGGTGTCGAACTGGTCTGGCGACGGGAAGACTCCGCCCCGAAATGA
- a CDS encoding NAD(P)H-binding protein, with amino-acid sequence MTILVTGATGNVGRQVVAGLVRAGRTVRAMTRQPQTHRLPDRAEVVQGDFERPGTWRAVLDGVQSVYLFPFAYAATDHGFVDEALKAGVTRFVVHSAAAAGFTPGTGGDGALGRHLTDEWVAHRGLEVLVEASGAEWTHVRPGLLAANALRWADRIRTERVVREPYASAGYPVVHEADVADVAVAALLTDDHVGAAYTVTGPVKVSQAEQVTAIGAAIGVQVRLEELDPAEARTQWLRDGFDEETADWMIALLADAVDGTGALPPTDTYLRVTGRPPRTFAQWANDHATDFRPEATR; translated from the coding sequence GTGACAATCCTAGTAACCGGAGCGACCGGCAACGTGGGTCGCCAGGTGGTGGCCGGGCTCGTCCGGGCCGGACGAACGGTGCGGGCGATGACCCGCCAGCCGCAAACGCACCGGCTGCCGGACAGGGCTGAGGTGGTCCAGGGAGACTTCGAACGTCCCGGGACCTGGCGAGCGGTGCTGGACGGAGTGCAGTCGGTGTACCTGTTCCCGTTCGCGTACGCCGCGACCGACCATGGGTTCGTTGATGAGGCGTTGAAGGCCGGCGTCACCCGGTTCGTCGTGCACTCCGCGGCGGCGGCCGGGTTCACACCCGGAACCGGTGGCGACGGCGCGCTCGGGCGGCACCTGACCGATGAGTGGGTGGCGCACCGCGGGCTGGAAGTGCTGGTGGAGGCCTCGGGTGCCGAGTGGACCCATGTGCGGCCGGGGTTGTTGGCCGCCAATGCGCTGCGGTGGGCCGACCGGATCCGAACCGAGCGGGTGGTGCGGGAACCGTACGCGTCGGCCGGCTATCCGGTGGTCCATGAGGCCGACGTGGCCGACGTGGCGGTCGCGGCGTTGCTGACCGACGACCATGTCGGTGCCGCGTACACCGTCACCGGCCCGGTGAAGGTCTCGCAGGCGGAGCAGGTCACCGCGATCGGTGCCGCCATCGGCGTGCAGGTGCGGCTCGAGGAGCTCGATCCGGCCGAGGCGCGCACGCAGTGGCTGCGCGACGGCTTCGATGAGGAGACCGCCGACTGGATGATCGCGCTGCTCGCCGACGCGGTTGACGGAACAGGTGCGTTGCCGCCGACGGACACCTATCTGCGGGTGACGGGGCGGCCACCGCGCACGTTCGCCCAGTGGGCCAACGATCACGCCACCGACTTCCGGCCCGAGGCGACGCGATGA
- a CDS encoding NAD(P)H-binding protein, giving the protein MTILVTGATGMVGRHVVAELVKTGHRVRALTRTPSAASLPDGVEVVGGDLTDPPSLEPSLNGVEKMYLFPVGRTARELVTVAKRAGVRRIVVLSGALADTDDSEDGYLAVERAVEDSGLEWTHVRPGEFAANWLDWAPSIKEGRVVRRPYGAAVTQPTHEADVAAVAATVLIEDGHAGRTYTLAGPEALTTVAQVHAIGTAIGATVRFEELDPAAARAEWIGNGYPEKFVDWIFTMWAESARDPAPTNQEWAGIVPRLTGRPARTFAQWATDHAAEFL; this is encoded by the coding sequence ATGACGATTCTGGTCACGGGTGCCACCGGCATGGTGGGCCGACACGTCGTCGCCGAACTGGTGAAGACCGGGCATCGGGTCCGCGCACTCACGCGGACGCCGTCGGCGGCGAGCCTTCCGGACGGGGTAGAGGTCGTCGGCGGCGACCTGACGGATCCGCCGTCGCTGGAGCCGTCGCTGAACGGCGTCGAGAAAATGTATCTGTTCCCTGTCGGACGGACAGCGCGTGAGTTAGTTACCGTCGCGAAGCGGGCCGGCGTGCGGCGCATCGTCGTGCTGTCCGGGGCGCTCGCCGACACCGACGACAGCGAGGACGGATACCTGGCGGTCGAACGTGCCGTCGAGGACTCTGGTCTGGAGTGGACGCACGTCCGGCCCGGGGAGTTTGCCGCGAACTGGCTGGACTGGGCCCCGTCCATCAAGGAAGGTCGGGTGGTTCGCCGCCCGTACGGGGCTGCGGTCACCCAACCCACCCACGAGGCGGACGTCGCCGCGGTCGCCGCGACAGTTCTCATCGAGGACGGGCACGCCGGCCGGACCTACACCCTCGCCGGCCCCGAGGCGCTCACCACCGTGGCGCAGGTGCACGCGATCGGCACGGCGATCGGTGCCACGGTGCGGTTCGAGGAGCTCGATCCGGCCGCGGCCCGGGCCGAGTGGATCGGCAACGGCTATCCAGAGAAGTTTGTCGACTGGATCTTCACCATGTGGGCGGAGTCCGCGCGTGACCCTGCCCCGACGAACCAGGAGTGGGCAGGCATCGTCCCGCGCCTGACCGGCCGACCCGCACGGACATTCGCGCAATGGGCCACCGACCACGCGGCCGAATTCCTTTAA
- a CDS encoding FAD-dependent oxidoreductase yields MPDTDVVIVGGGLAGLAAARRLHRAGVPWRLLEAADRLGGRVATDRVDGFLLDRGFQVLNTAYPRLAGLVDVGALGMGWFTPGVLVRRGDRLERLVNPLREPAGAPATLTAGIGSLTDRLRFGALAAGYATLPVGRLLHTPETTAEKALRRAGLSDAIIEELLRPFLSGVLLDRELATSSHVLAVIMRSFARGRIGLPADGMAALPRALAAPLPAELIDLNTPVTEVAPGRVRTPSGEITCRAVVVAADPPAAATLLPGLPRVRMHAYTTYYHRTGTAPLDEPILLLDGDRREMIANTVVVSRAAPTYAPDGQHLVATSVVGPQTPPEPVIRRELDRLYGRSTADWTHLTTVTVPDALPAAPPPQGRLRKPVALGDGLYVAGDHRDSPSIQGALASGWRTAGAVLADLRRA; encoded by the coding sequence GTGCCTGACACGGACGTCGTGATCGTCGGCGGCGGCCTGGCCGGGCTCGCCGCCGCGCGGCGGCTGCACCGGGCCGGCGTGCCGTGGCGGCTGCTGGAGGCCGCCGACCGGCTCGGCGGGCGGGTCGCCACCGACCGGGTCGACGGGTTCCTGCTGGACCGCGGCTTCCAGGTGCTGAACACCGCGTACCCGCGGCTCGCCGGCCTGGTCGACGTCGGCGCTCTCGGGATGGGCTGGTTCACGCCCGGCGTGCTGGTGCGCCGCGGCGACCGGCTGGAACGACTCGTCAACCCGCTGCGCGAACCCGCCGGCGCGCCCGCCACGCTCACCGCCGGCATCGGATCACTGACCGACCGGCTGCGCTTCGGCGCGCTCGCGGCCGGCTACGCGACGCTGCCGGTCGGGCGGCTGCTCCACACACCCGAGACCACAGCCGAGAAGGCGCTGCGCCGCGCCGGGCTCTCCGACGCGATCATCGAGGAACTCCTCCGGCCGTTCCTGTCCGGCGTGCTGCTCGACCGCGAGCTGGCCACCTCCAGCCACGTCCTCGCGGTCATCATGCGCTCCTTCGCCCGGGGCCGGATCGGCCTGCCCGCGGACGGCATGGCGGCGCTGCCCCGGGCGCTCGCCGCGCCGCTGCCCGCCGAGCTGATCGACCTGAACACCCCGGTCACCGAGGTCGCGCCCGGCCGCGTCCGCACCCCGTCCGGCGAGATCACCTGCCGCGCCGTCGTGGTCGCGGCCGACCCACCGGCGGCGGCCACGCTGCTGCCCGGGCTGCCACGGGTACGCATGCACGCCTACACCACCTACTACCACCGCACCGGCACGGCGCCACTGGACGAGCCGATCCTGCTGCTCGACGGCGACCGGCGGGAAATGATCGCCAACACGGTGGTGGTGAGCCGGGCCGCACCCACGTACGCCCCCGACGGCCAGCACCTGGTCGCCACCTCGGTGGTCGGCCCCCAGACCCCGCCCGAACCGGTGATCCGCCGCGAGCTGGACCGCCTCTACGGCCGCTCCACCGCCGACTGGACCCACCTCACCACCGTCACCGTGCCGGACGCGCTGCCCGCCGCCCCGCCACCGCAGGGCCGCCTGCGCAAGCCGGTCGCGCTGGGCGACGGCCTGTACGTGGCCGGGGACCACCGGGACAGCCCGTCCATCCAGGGCGCGCTCGCCAGCGGCTGGCGTACAGCCGGCGCCGTCCTCGCCGATCTCCGGCGGGCGTGA
- a CDS encoding MMPL family transporter: MAAGRSRWTATLVAVAVVLGWLIIGGVAGPYSGKLGEVSTNDNASFLPTDAEATRAQDLAAGFVDRETTPALVVYERAGGLTPADQQRIQADAARFADVPGVVGPLPPPIVSQDRQAAQVIVPIESGEGEQIRAVVERLRDIAGPDRDGLTVDVAGPAGLLGDLIEVFGAIDGPLLLVTLTVVLVILLVVYRSPVLWIFPLLAAGMSYSLAAVFVYLLADHDIVKLNGQAQGILTVLVFGAGTDYALLLIARYREELHRHERPWDAMRTAWKGAAPAIVASGATVIVSLLCLLLSSLNSNRALGPVSAVGIAATLLVMLTFLPALLVLGGRWAFWPRRPRHDEADPRAEHGIWARIAGFVARRSRTVWIVTAVALAVLAIGVTQLGATTLGQSQLFTQRTDSVAGQEVIDRHFPAGTGSPATIFTSQDTARQVAQVAQGVPGVAAVAPLGQRGENAPPDPAAPPKVVDGRVQLNVTLADAPDSNGAERTIRDLREAVHRVPGADAVVGGFTAINVDTADASVRDRNVIIPVVLLVIAIILAVLLRALVAPVLLIATVVLSFLATLGLCALLFRYVFDFPGVDQSFPLFAFVFLVALGIDYNIFLMSRVREESVRRGTRAGVLVGLAVTGGVITSAGIVLAATFSALAVLPLVVLVELGVAVAVGVLLDTIVVRSLLVPALAYDIGPKVWWPGRLSRSHREGDRAGAGVDRA; encoded by the coding sequence ATGGCCGCAGGACGCAGCCGCTGGACCGCGACGCTCGTCGCGGTGGCGGTGGTGCTCGGCTGGCTGATCATCGGCGGCGTCGCCGGGCCGTACTCGGGCAAGCTCGGCGAGGTCTCCACCAACGACAACGCCTCCTTCCTGCCGACCGACGCCGAGGCCACCCGCGCACAGGACCTGGCCGCCGGATTCGTCGACCGGGAGACCACCCCGGCGCTCGTGGTCTACGAACGCGCCGGCGGCCTCACCCCGGCCGACCAGCAACGGATCCAGGCCGACGCCGCCCGCTTCGCCGACGTGCCCGGCGTGGTCGGCCCGCTGCCGCCACCGATCGTCAGCCAGGACCGGCAGGCCGCCCAGGTGATCGTCCCGATCGAAAGCGGTGAGGGCGAACAGATCCGCGCGGTGGTGGAACGCCTGCGCGACATCGCCGGCCCGGACCGCGACGGGCTCACCGTCGACGTGGCCGGACCCGCAGGGCTGCTCGGCGACCTGATCGAGGTGTTCGGCGCGATCGACGGGCCGCTGCTGCTCGTCACCCTCACCGTGGTCCTGGTCATCCTCCTCGTCGTCTACCGCAGCCCGGTGCTGTGGATCTTCCCGCTGCTGGCCGCCGGGATGTCGTACTCGCTGGCGGCCGTCTTCGTCTACCTGCTCGCCGACCACGACATCGTCAAGCTCAACGGGCAGGCGCAGGGCATCCTCACAGTGCTCGTGTTCGGCGCCGGCACCGACTACGCGCTGCTGCTCATCGCCCGCTACCGGGAGGAGCTGCACCGGCACGAGCGGCCCTGGGACGCGATGAGGACCGCCTGGAAGGGCGCCGCGCCGGCCATCGTCGCCTCCGGCGCCACAGTCATCGTCAGCCTGCTCTGCCTGCTGCTGTCCAGCCTCAACTCCAACCGGGCGCTCGGCCCGGTGAGCGCCGTCGGCATCGCCGCCACGCTGCTGGTGATGCTCACGTTCCTGCCCGCGCTGCTGGTCCTCGGCGGCAGATGGGCGTTCTGGCCCCGGCGGCCCCGGCACGACGAGGCCGACCCGCGCGCCGAGCACGGCATCTGGGCGCGGATCGCCGGCTTCGTGGCGCGGCGCTCGCGTACCGTCTGGATCGTCACCGCCGTCGCGCTGGCAGTGCTCGCGATCGGGGTGACCCAGCTCGGCGCCACCACGCTCGGCCAGTCCCAGCTGTTCACCCAGCGCACCGACTCGGTGGCCGGGCAGGAGGTCATCGACAGGCACTTCCCGGCCGGCACCGGCAGCCCCGCCACCATCTTCACCAGCCAGGACACCGCGCGTCAGGTCGCCCAGGTGGCGCAGGGCGTCCCCGGGGTGGCCGCTGTCGCGCCGCTCGGCCAGCGTGGCGAGAACGCGCCGCCCGACCCGGCCGCTCCGCCGAAGGTGGTCGACGGGCGGGTGCAGCTCAACGTCACGCTCGCCGACGCGCCGGACAGCAACGGCGCCGAGCGCACCATCCGCGACCTGCGCGAGGCGGTGCACCGGGTGCCCGGCGCGGACGCCGTGGTCGGCGGCTTCACCGCGATCAACGTGGACACCGCCGACGCCTCGGTCCGCGACCGCAACGTGATCATCCCGGTGGTGCTGCTGGTCATCGCGATCATCCTGGCCGTGCTGCTGCGCGCCCTGGTCGCCCCGGTGCTGCTGATCGCCACAGTGGTGCTGTCGTTCCTGGCCACGCTCGGCCTGTGCGCGCTGCTGTTCCGGTACGTGTTCGACTTCCCCGGCGTCGACCAGTCGTTCCCGCTGTTCGCGTTCGTCTTCCTGGTGGCGCTCGGCATCGACTACAACATCTTCCTGATGAGCCGGGTCCGGGAGGAGTCGGTACGCCGCGGCACCCGCGCCGGTGTGCTCGTCGGCCTGGCCGTCACCGGCGGCGTGATCACCTCCGCCGGCATCGTGCTCGCCGCCACGTTCTCCGCGCTCGCCGTGCTGCCGCTCGTGGTGCTCGTCGAGCTGGGCGTGGCCGTCGCCGTCGGCGTCCTGCTCGACACCATAGTGGTCCGCTCGCTGCTGGTGCCCGCGCTCGCGTACGACATCGGCCCGAAGGTCTGGTGGCCGGGCCGGTTGTCGCGGTCGCACCGCGAGGGCGACCGGGCCGGCGCGGGGGTGGACCGTGCCTGA
- a CDS encoding ROK family transcriptional regulator — protein MPMVGPETADQARLLRLLRDDGPRSRVELTDLLGLPRARFAAEVDRLTALGLVESAGPAASRGGRRSSLLRIGAQVRFGAVLVGGGTLRVALTDGELNPLARHDEPVDVRLGPDVVVARMVELLSKLRAEAGLTSLTGVGVALPAPVEVRDGTPVSPPALPGWHRFPVRDTLAAELGCPVQVDNDANAMALGERHAGTGRPFDDFLAVKLGDAVGSGLVLAGSLYRGAASGAGDIGHLQLSEDGPLCGCGHNGCVEAYCGDAALVREAVTAARAGRSTVLADRLAEAGTLSVADVAAAATEGDPAAQIIVRDAARRLGQVLVGLVSFVNPAIVIIGGAPAGIGPVLLAEIRGVVYRRSTPLATGSLPIVLSDLGDTAALIGAAHLVSDQAYAAR, from the coding sequence ATGCCGATGGTCGGACCGGAGACGGCGGATCAGGCGCGGCTGCTGCGCCTGCTGCGCGACGACGGCCCACGGTCCCGGGTCGAGCTGACCGACCTCCTCGGCCTGCCCCGGGCCCGGTTCGCCGCCGAGGTGGACCGGTTGACCGCGCTGGGCCTGGTGGAGAGCGCCGGCCCGGCCGCGTCACGGGGCGGGCGACGGTCGTCGCTGCTGCGCATCGGCGCGCAGGTCCGGTTCGGCGCGGTGCTCGTCGGCGGCGGCACGCTGCGGGTCGCGCTCACCGACGGCGAGCTGAACCCGCTGGCCCGGCACGACGAGCCGGTGGACGTCCGGCTCGGCCCGGACGTGGTGGTCGCCCGCATGGTCGAGCTGCTCAGCAAGCTGCGGGCCGAGGCGGGACTGACGTCGCTGACCGGCGTCGGTGTCGCGCTGCCCGCGCCGGTCGAGGTCCGCGACGGCACGCCGGTGTCCCCGCCGGCCCTGCCCGGCTGGCACCGCTTCCCGGTACGCGACACGCTCGCCGCCGAGCTGGGCTGCCCGGTGCAGGTCGACAACGACGCCAACGCGATGGCCCTCGGCGAACGGCACGCCGGCACCGGCCGCCCGTTCGACGACTTCCTCGCCGTCAAGCTGGGCGACGCGGTCGGCTCCGGGCTGGTGCTCGCCGGTTCGCTCTACCGGGGCGCGGCCAGTGGGGCCGGCGACATCGGTCACCTCCAGCTCAGCGAGGACGGGCCGCTCTGCGGCTGCGGCCACAACGGGTGCGTCGAGGCGTACTGCGGGGATGCCGCGCTGGTGCGGGAGGCGGTGACGGCCGCGCGGGCCGGGCGCTCGACGGTGCTCGCGGACCGGCTGGCCGAGGCCGGGACGCTGTCGGTGGCCGACGTGGCGGCGGCGGCCACCGAGGGTGACCCGGCGGCGCAGATCATCGTCCGCGACGCCGCCCGCCGCCTCGGGCAGGTGCTGGTCGGGCTGGTCAGCTTCGTCAACCCGGCCATCGTCATCATCGGGGGCGCGCCGGCCGGGATCGGGCCGGTCCTGCTCGCGGAGATCCGGGGCGTGGTCTACCGGCGCTCCACGCCGTTGGCCACCGGCAGCCTGCCGATCGTCCTGTCCGACCTCGGCGACACCGCCGCCCTGATCGGCGCAGCCCACCTGGTAAGCGACCAGGCCTACGCCGCCCGCTGA
- a CDS encoding sugar phosphate isomerase/epimerase family protein, which yields MARPITLFTGQWADLPFDEVCRLAAEWGYDGLEIACWGDHFEVDKALADDSYVERKRATLAKHNLQVFAISNHLVGQAVCDHPIDERHQDILPARIWGDGEPEGVRRRASEEIKDTARAAAKLGVRTVVGFTGSSIWHTLAMFPPVPPAMIERGYQDFADRWNPILDVFDEVGVRFAHEVHPSEIAYDYWTTKRTLEAIGHRPAFGLNWDPSHFVWQELDPVNFIFDFADRIYHVDCKDAKVRTGDGRRGRLSSHLPWADLRRGWDFVSTGHGDVPWEDCFRALNAIGYDGPISIEWEDAGMDRLVGAPEALQFVRRLAFDAPSAAFDAAFTSRG from the coding sequence ATGGCGCGACCCATCACGCTCTTCACCGGCCAGTGGGCCGACCTTCCGTTCGACGAGGTCTGCCGGCTCGCCGCCGAGTGGGGCTACGACGGACTGGAGATCGCCTGCTGGGGCGACCACTTCGAGGTGGACAAGGCGCTCGCCGACGACTCGTACGTCGAGCGCAAGCGGGCCACCCTGGCCAAGCACAACCTCCAGGTGTTCGCCATCTCCAACCACCTGGTCGGGCAGGCCGTCTGCGACCACCCGATCGACGAGCGGCACCAGGACATCCTCCCGGCCCGGATCTGGGGCGACGGCGAGCCGGAGGGCGTGCGCCGCCGGGCTTCCGAGGAGATCAAGGACACCGCGCGGGCGGCGGCGAAGCTCGGTGTACGCACTGTCGTCGGCTTCACCGGCTCGTCCATCTGGCACACACTGGCCATGTTCCCGCCGGTGCCGCCGGCCATGATCGAGCGCGGCTACCAGGACTTCGCCGACAGGTGGAACCCGATCCTGGACGTGTTCGACGAGGTGGGCGTGCGGTTCGCGCACGAGGTGCACCCCAGCGAGATCGCGTACGACTACTGGACCACGAAGCGGACGCTGGAGGCGATCGGGCACCGGCCCGCGTTCGGGCTCAACTGGGACCCGTCGCACTTCGTCTGGCAGGAGCTGGACCCGGTGAACTTCATCTTCGACTTCGCCGACCGGATCTATCACGTCGACTGCAAGGACGCGAAGGTCCGTACCGGGGACGGCCGCCGTGGCCGGCTCTCCTCCCACCTGCCCTGGGCCGACCTGCGACGCGGCTGGGACTTCGTCTCCACCGGGCACGGCGATGTGCCGTGGGAGGACTGCTTCCGGGCGCTGAACGCGATCGGCTACGACGGCCCGATCTCGATCGAGTGGGAGGACGCCGGCATGGACCGCCTGGTCGGCGCGCCGGAGGCACTTCAGTTCGTCCGCCGCCTGGCGTTCGACGCCCCGTCGGCGGCCTTCGACGCCGCATTCACCAGCCGCGGCTGA